The genomic DNA AGCAATAGAATCCCCTAACAACGCTCCCGTGACATTCACGCGTGCACCCAAGACACAACTCTCACGCACCGGGGTATACCGTCCGACTTCGGACATACAGTCCAGTGGATCAAACTGGGCGCTCTGAGCCTCCATCACGGCATCGCTCACCCGTTTCGGGAAGCCGCCATTCACGTATCCCACCAGCCCTATCGCGACAAACACCACGCTGCAGACGGCGGCTACTGCGACCAGGTGATGACGTGCGAGGAATTGCCGACTCCGAAAAGGAGTCTCCACATATTTCCAGCTCACATAGGCGAAGAGGAATGAACAGCCCGCTAATGACAAGAGCAACGCTGGACTGAGCGGTTCGATTGAACGATGTCTCGCAAACACAAAGAGCGGATAGTGCCAGAGATAGGCGCTGTAACTTATCAATCCGACTGCTACGAATGATTTGTGACCAAGGAGTTGGCCGACCATTGTGCGGGGTGTCGCACATACGATGATAAGGGCTGCGCCAATGGTCGGCAGTAGGGCATAGGCACTTGGGTAAGGAGTCAATGCATCAAAACTCAGTACTCCATACACGCAAAGCAAGACGCCACACACGCTGACTGCCTCGTTCACGATCCGATGATCAGTTGTAGCCCGGCCATGCCCTTCCTGAAAGAGATAGAACGCGACCAATGCGCCGATCAAAAGCTCCCAAGCTCGTGTCGGCAGTAAGAAGAAGGTGAATGTTGGATCCGTGTGCGAACCCCACTGCGCGGCCACCATGCTCGCGAACGCTAGTCCGGCAAGCAAACCAACTATCCATTTTTGTCCAAACCGCCAGAGCAGCAACAACAGGATCGGATACACCACATAGTATTGCTCCTCGACGGCGAGGCTCCATGTGTGCAGCAGAGGTTTCAGTTCGGCCGCGGGCTCAAAGTAGCTGCCTGTCGCATAGAACAAGATGTTGGAAGCAAAGGCCGGGACGGCTACCAAGCTTTCCGAAAACAGTTTCATATCAATGGGCAACAACCACAGCCAGCCCAATACCAAACAACCCGCCAGGACGACAAACAGTGCGGGTAGTATTCGCCTTGCTCGGCGTTCATAAAACCCTAGGAGACCGAAAGTGCCGGCGTGTTGCTCCTCGAGGATAATAGACGTAATGAGATAGCCGCTGATCACGAAAAAGATATCGACGCCGACGAAGCCGCCGCTGAATGTTTGAAAACCGGCATGAAACAGGATCACCGGCAAGACCGCAAAAGCCCGAAGCCCGTCGATCTCTCTTCTGTAGTTCATAGACTGTCAGATCCGTTGTCAGCAATAAGCTATACTAAGAAGGTGCTGTTGGTCTGACCATGCGAAAGGATCGTTCGATCACCCCATTTCGCATTCATCAGAATTTTGAGGACAGCGGGATTACTCGGAGATGACTCGATCGTCTCCGCAGCCTATGAGCCGTATGGTCAGCCTTCTTCCTCATAGGACTTATGCACCCGTTTGCGGTTAATCCATAGGCCACACGTCGCAGTATCAAAAGGAGTAGGAATAGCTAAAGCTTGCCATTAGATCTAACTCCATGCAGTCGTTTTCAGCGGCGCTAATAGTACCATGAGGCTCGGTTTAAGTGGAGCAGTCTAGGGGCTCCATGCGTCCCGACGAGGTATAAGCAGTAGGTGTGTAAATGAGATGAAGGCGGTCCCGCCCATCTCGAAGGCTTCTGTCGAACAATGAAATCTTAGCATCGTACGACAAATACCTTTCAGGCCTCTGGCAGAGTCACAGCAATGAAATTGCCGTGTCGATAGACGGCTCGCGATCGTTCCGTTAGAATCCGGGTCCATGTCAGAGCCCATCGTGTCGACCGGCGCTCCTGCGAAACTTCAAGACGAGAATCAATCGGTCGTCAAAGCGGCTGGGGTGATCGGCGTCGCCACATTTTCCAGCCGTATCCTCGGCTTCATCCGCGACATGGTATTGGCCAGGTTGTTCGGGGCGACGCCGGCTGCGGACGCTTTTTTCATCGCGTTCCGCATCCCCAGCCTCCTCCGCGAGCTGTTTGCCGAGGGCTCGATGTCATCCGCCTTCATTCCCGTGTACACGGAATACCGAACGACACGGAGCAAACAGGAGGCATGGGAACTCGCCAGCGCGGTCTTCACGACGCTCCTGACCATCGTCACGCTGGTGACGATGGTCGGGATTGTGGCCGCTCCCTGGCTTGTCCAGCTGCTCGCGCCGGGATTTCAAGACAATCCCGACAAACTCGCCCTCACGACGTTGCTCGCCCGAGTCATGTTTCCGTATCTGCTGTTCATCAGCTTGGCGGCCTTGGCCATGGGCATTCTGAATTCTGTACGAGCTTTTGCAGCGCCGGCCTTCTCACCGCTTTTCCTGAATATCTTTATCATTGTCGGCGCCGCTTGGCTGGCTCCGCATTTGGAAGAACCGATCATCGGGGTGGCGATCGGCGTGGTGGCAGGAGGGGCGGCCCAGTTCGCCATGCAGCTTCCCAGCCTGAAACTGCGGGGATTGCTGTTCGGCTTTCGATTCGAGCCGGGCCATCCGGGCTTGCGCCGGATCGGCGCATTAATGGTGCCCACGCTGCTCGGCCTGTCCGTGACTCAGATCAATCTGACGGTGAGTACGGTATTGGCGTCGTTCTTTGCCGGCGGACCGACCTATCTGTTTTACGGCATGCGGCTGATTCAATTTCCACTCGGAATCTTCGGGGTGGCCTTGGCGACGGCGATTTTACCGACGTTATCATCCCAAGCGGCGCGAGGCGCGTTGGACGAACTGCGCACCACGCTCGGGTTCGGTTTGCGCATGATTCTCTTCATCATCGTGCCGGCGATGGTGGGTTTGATCTTGCTGCGCATACCGATCGTGCATCTTTTTTTCGAGCATGGCACGTTCACCGCGCAAGACACGGCAGAGACCGCGTTGGCGGTTCTCTGCTATGCGGTCGGCTTGTGGGCATTCGGGGGCGTCCGTATCATTGTCTCGGCGTTCTATTCGATGCAAGATACCAAGACGCCGGCCATTTCGGCGGCGGTCGCGCTGGCGGCGAATATCCTCTTCTCGCTGGTGTTGATGTCTGTACTTGGCGCGGCCGGTTTGGCGCTCGCCACGGCATTGGCGTCCATGGTCAACGGAGTCATTCTGGTAGCGGTATTGAATCGGAGACTGGGCGGAGTTGACTGGGGAGCGGTGGGACGCTCTTCCCTTCGAGTCCTCGCAGCATGTATTCCGCTGATCATCGCATGCTGGTGGATGGCTGGAGCAGAGATATGGACCCACCCTGCCGAATGGGTCATGAAATCCGTGATGCTTTTTGCATCTGTGGGGTTGAGTGTCGGGGGATATCTCGGTGTTCATGTGTTGCTTCGGTCGGAGGAACTCGGGGTCGTGTGGGGAATGGTACGAAACAAATTGGGTCGCTTGACGGCATAACAAGGAGCGTCTATGCGGTGTGCGATGATCTTTCGTTCGTCCTGGGGTTGGATGGGAATCGCGGAATCCACAAAAGGGATTCAAGCGATCGTGTTGCCGAAACAGTCGAAGCGGGCTGTCGAATTCGATCTCAGAGTACAGTGTGATGGGCCATTGCAACAAGGGAAATCTGCGCAACTGGAAGAAGCCCGCCGGCAGCTGCTCGATTATCTTGCCGGGAGACGGAATACCTTTGATGTGCCGCTTGATCTGTCGCAGGGGACATCGTTCCAACGGCAAGTATGGCGGACGTTGCAGCGGGTACCGTATGGAAAGCTCCGTTCATACCAATGGATTGCCGCACGGGTTGGAGGCAGGCACTACGCCCGGGCGGTCGGCAATGCGGTGGGCGCCAATCCGTTGCCGATCGTCGTCCCTTGTCACCGAATTGTCGCCCACGATGCCTCGCTCGGCGGGTTCTCGGGAGGACTATCGATGAAACGCAAGCTGCTCTCCCTCGAAGGGACGCTGCGTTGTTTGAAATCTGGTCATTAGTCATTGATCAATGGTCAAGGACGAAGATGCCGATACAGATGATCCACAACGAATGACCATTGCCCTATCGATCTCACCATGAAAGCCGTCCTTCAGCGTGTGACCAGTGCCTCCGTCGAAGTGGATGGCAAAGTCGTGGGCCGGATCCAACATGGCTTGATGGTCTTGTTGGGTGTCGCAAAAGGCGATGACGAATCTGACGCACGGTATGTGGTCGACAAGATTCGGAACCTCCGCATGTTCGCCGATGATCAAGGAAAAATGAATCGATCATTGACGGATGTGGGTGGCACTGTGTTGTTGGTCTCCCAATTCACTCTGCTGGGCAAGACCGACAACGGCCGCCGCCCCAGCTTTGAGGGGGCTGCTCCTCCCGATTTGGCCAAGCGTCTCTATGAACGGATTGCGGCTGATCTGCGGGCATGTGGGACGTCGGTGGAGATGGGAGTTTTTGCCGCGCATATGCAGGTGGCCTTGGTGAACGACGGGCCCGTGACCTTTGTGGTAGACAGCAGGGATGCGCGTTAGTCTCGACTCAAGGTCCAGCGGAGGAGTTCCGATAGGATCAACAAGAGTGGAAACCGGTTCGTAGTCAAGATCTGGTATACTGAGTTCAAGCCTCATCGGCCTTCGCAGGAGGTGGAGATGAGCACTCAAGTTCCTCAACGGCACCCGCTCCGGCAACTCTTCGGTGCATTGACCGAAAAGAGCTTCACGGAACACCTTGGCTGGCCCGATGCCAAGGTCACCTCGTACGTCTCCGACCTGTTGGTCGATTTTACCCATACGGATCAGCTCTATAAGATTAGAAATCGACAGAACCAGCCGGTCGATAGCGTCGTCGATTTGCTCTTCGAGTCGGAAGTCATGCTCGAAGCCCAGTCGCTGGACCGTGAACGGGATGTCCATCGTCACATCGGCGATTTCACGCTGTTCATGGCCGGACTCTTTCCCGAATACCTTCGACGGCTCAAATCGGCCGGGCGTATCTATCACAAGGACTTCCTTGTGGACTATGTGAAGACGGGGAAACGGTCCTACGGGATCGTCGCGCAAATCGGCCGCGATGATGCCGAAAGCAATTTGCCCTTGTTTCAAAAATTATCCGAAAACTTTGAACTCTGCGTAACGGGTCTGGGGTTTGTGCGGTCCGATCTGGATCGCATGCAGAATCCAGCCTATCGAAAGACCCGGGATCTGCTCTTGAATTGAAATCCGTTCGTCCCATCATTCTTGCGCACGGGGGTGCCGGCTCCCGCGCCATGACCTCACCACAAGCCGCGTGCTTACGTGCCGCTTTGCAAGTCGGCTATCATTTACTGGATCGCGGCAGCTCGGCATTGATTGCTGTCGAACACACCATTCGGGTTCTCGAGCGTAGCGGCCTCTTCAATGCCGGAAAAGGATCGCGGCTGCAACTGGATGGCGTCCGGAGAATGGATGCGTCCATTATGGAAGGGGATAGCCTGCGCGCCGGGGCGGTGGCTTCTCTTGAAGGGATTGTGCATCCCATCACCGTGGCGCGCCTCGTGATGGAAGAAACGGATCATGTCCTGCTCGTAGGGCCGATGGCTAAGAAGTTTGCCGAGTATTTCAAGATGGAGCGTCAGCAACCTCCGACTCCACGGCTCATGTCGTCGTATGGTTCTGTGCTCAAGCGGATGAAAGCGACGAAAAATCGACATGGGACGGTCGGGGCCGTCGCACTCGATCGAACGGGGACAGTCGCCGCCGGCGCTTCGACGGGCGGGATCGATCGTATGTTGCCTGGGCGAGTCGGAGATACGCCGCTCGTCGGCTGCGGGGTGTATGCGGATAATGAAACGGGCGCCGTCTCAATGACGGGATGGGGTGAGAGCATCATCCGCCTGGCGGTGGCCAAAGAAATTTGCGATCGATTAGCTCAAGTGAAGACACCGGCGATGGCGGCACGGCTCGTTTTGCGGAAGCTGGTTGCTCGGATCGATGGATCTGCGGGGTGTCTGGTCCTCACTCCTCAAGGACAATTTACCATTCGCCATTCCACCAATTACATGATAGCCGGATGGTGGAATGGAAAAGGGTATCCGACAGTGGGAGATAAATTTCAATGAGCAATAGTTTGTTTCATCTAGCGTTTCCAATTCATGATATTGAAGCCACGCTTCGGTTCTACGCCGATGGTCTTGGCTGTACCGTCGGGCGTCGATCGAAACATGCTGTTACGCTCGGTCTGGCCGGCCATCAACTCGTCGCGCATCTTGTGCCGGAACAGCCTTCGAAGCAGAAAGGAATCTACCCCAGTCATTTCGGGCTGGTGGTTCTTTCACTGGAAGAATGGCAGGCGTTGGCTGATCTGGCCAAGGCAAAGAGTCTTCCATTCTACCAGCAGCCGCGTGTGCGATTTCCTGGCACGCGCATAGAGCATCGCACGTTCTTTCTGGAAGACCCGTCCCATAACTTGCTCGAATTCAAACACTACATCTACGAATCGGCCATCTTCGGCGAGCAGGATTTTACGGAGGTGGGTGACACGGGCGCTGAATCGACGGACTAACGCGGGTTAGCGGAAATCCAGCCTGTCTTCTGACAGAACATTTTTGCAATGTACGCGGGTTCTTGCTGTCTTTTCCCCATCGTAGATGGTAAAGAGATGAACATGTCGCAGCCCCCAACACCGGCTGTTCCGATTAAACCAAGTGCCCGTAAGGCGGCTGTGCGCGGTCAGTTGGAGCGGCTCGGCCTCAAAGTGTCTGCTGGGCACGAATACCGGCTTGAGGAGGCGCTTCTGCCTGGTATTACGTCGGCACAGGCCCGCGAAGCGCTAAAAGCTGTGTCCGGTTCACTGACGCAAACGATCGTTGATGAACGTCGGCACGCCTAGTGGCATCAGCATCGAAGATTCTTAGCCTTGACCAATGGTCTCCTCTAGGTATCTGCCGATGCGGTCTTTATTGGCCGCGAGGCTGGAAAACTGCTTTTCGCAGACATCGCTAAATCGGGCCAGAACTTTCCGATTGATCTCCTCCTGATCCTCGAATACCCCAACGGAACGGAACGGCAACCTCCATCGCTCAAACTGAAGTAAGCCTATAGTGGCATCTCTAACCTTGTCGTCGTTGGGCAGGGCATAGACAAGGAGCGGGCGCGCCATCCCATTGACTCGGCAATCCACCACATACTTGCCCTCAGGATCGTGACCAGCATCGTACCAGTCGAAGCGCCGGCGCGAATCTGGAACTCGCTCCTGCATGAAAGTGCGGAAATCTTCCATGAATGTTGAGCGGACGCGATCTCTAGAAAGGTAGGTCACGTCCGAGATCTTGAGCAATGCCTGCACAAAACTATAGAGTGCATCTCCATAGTGGTCATCCTGAATGCCGAGGATCAATTCACCGTGGCGGTCATCGACCGCAAAGGCAGAGAGTGCACTCGTAATGATCTTTTGTCTCGTACCCCGCTGCAGATCCTTTTCATCCAGCTCATAGGTCAGATGCATGTATGTGTGTCCCTCGTCAGAAAGCATCCAACGGCCTTGCTCCCGTTTAAGGACAATTGCCAAATGGTCGCCATCCTCGAACAGAAATGGCGTGAACACTCGATACCGGTCCACACCTTCAGAAGCGAGACGGAGGCTTTCGCAAACTTTCTGTTTGAAAT from Nitrospira sp. includes the following:
- a CDS encoding O-antigen acetylase → MNYRREIDGLRAFAVLPVILFHAGFQTFSGGFVGVDIFFVISGYLITSIILEEQHAGTFGLLGFYERRARRILPALFVVLAGCLVLGWLWLLPIDMKLFSESLVAVPAFASNILFYATGSYFEPAAELKPLLHTWSLAVEEQYYVVYPILLLLLWRFGQKWIVGLLAGLAFASMVAAQWGSHTDPTFTFFLLPTRAWELLIGALVAFYLFQEGHGRATTDHRIVNEAVSVCGVLLCVYGVLSFDALTPYPSAYALLPTIGAALIIVCATPRTMVGQLLGHKSFVAVGLISYSAYLWHYPLFVFARHRSIEPLSPALLLSLAGCSFLFAYVSWKYVETPFRSRQFLARHHLVAVAAVCSVVFVAIGLVGYVNGGFPKRVSDAVMEAQSAQFDPLDCMSEVGRYTPVRESCVLGARVNVTGALLGDSIAGALGFELRRSLEDHSLGFSNMSYGHCPPILDVYRIDQGSTHRCPEHNREVFEYVRENGNYHTLIFAGYWTAYLEGALLDVMVNGVRARTPNETRKPALQKAYVDSLLRYIHTGKTIILIYPIPEAGWHVPRYLAKKAMFASPNQDEKDVTTSYESYAMRNKDTIQILDSVGEHPNLIRIRPDIIFCNTYVPDRCVVQLNGVSLYRDEFHLSNAGARFVVHEIMKHLDDKASSMASAGF
- a CDS encoding Peptidoglycan lipid II flippase MurJ; amino-acid sequence: MSEPIVSTGAPAKLQDENQSVVKAAGVIGVATFSSRILGFIRDMVLARLFGATPAADAFFIAFRIPSLLRELFAEGSMSSAFIPVYTEYRTTRSKQEAWELASAVFTTLLTIVTLVTMVGIVAAPWLVQLLAPGFQDNPDKLALTTLLARVMFPYLLFISLAALAMGILNSVRAFAAPAFSPLFLNIFIIVGAAWLAPHLEEPIIGVAIGVVAGGAAQFAMQLPSLKLRGLLFGFRFEPGHPGLRRIGALMVPTLLGLSVTQINLTVSTVLASFFAGGPTYLFYGMRLIQFPLGIFGVALATAILPTLSSQAARGALDELRTTLGFGLRMILFIIVPAMVGLILLRIPIVHLFFEHGTFTAQDTAETALAVLCYAVGLWAFGGVRIIVSAFYSMQDTKTPAISAAVALAANILFSLVLMSVLGAAGLALATALASMVNGVILVAVLNRRLGGVDWGAVGRSSLRVLAACIPLIIACWWMAGAEIWTHPAEWVMKSVMLFASVGLSVGGYLGVHVLLRSEELGVVWGMVRNKLGRLTA
- a CDS encoding Methylated-DNA--protein-cysteine methyltransferase, translating into MRCAMIFRSSWGWMGIAESTKGIQAIVLPKQSKRAVEFDLRVQCDGPLQQGKSAQLEEARRQLLDYLAGRRNTFDVPLDLSQGTSFQRQVWRTLQRVPYGKLRSYQWIAARVGGRHYARAVGNAVGANPLPIVVPCHRIVAHDASLGGFSGGLSMKRKLLSLEGTLRCLKSGH
- a CDS encoding D-aminoacyl-tRNA deacylase, with the translated sequence MKAVLQRVTSASVEVDGKVVGRIQHGLMVLLGVAKGDDESDARYVVDKIRNLRMFADDQGKMNRSLTDVGGTVLLVSQFTLLGKTDNGRRPSFEGAAPPDLAKRLYERIAADLRACGTSVEMGVFAAHMQVALVNDGPVTFVVDSRDAR
- a CDS encoding putative isoaspartyl peptidase: MTSPQAACLRAALQVGYHLLDRGSSALIAVEHTIRVLERSGLFNAGKGSRLQLDGVRRMDASIMEGDSLRAGAVASLEGIVHPITVARLVMEETDHVLLVGPMAKKFAEYFKMERQQPPTPRLMSSYGSVLKRMKATKNRHGTVGAVALDRTGTVAAGASTGGIDRMLPGRVGDTPLVGCGVYADNETGAVSMTGWGESIIRLAVAKEICDRLAQVKTPAMAARLVLRKLVARIDGSAGCLVLTPQGQFTIRHSTNYMIAGWWNGKGYPTVGDKFQ
- a CDS encoding putative dioxygenase; protein product: MSNSLFHLAFPIHDIEATLRFYADGLGCTVGRRSKHAVTLGLAGHQLVAHLVPEQPSKQKGIYPSHFGLVVLSLEEWQALADLAKAKSLPFYQQPRVRFPGTRIEHRTFFLEDPSHNLLEFKHYIYESAIFGEQDFTEVGDTGAESTD